In the Nothobranchius furzeri strain GRZ-AD chromosome 1, NfurGRZ-RIMD1, whole genome shotgun sequence genome, TTGATTATGGACATTTTGTTGAAGCACCCCAAGAAATTGTTCTGCAGATTTTTCATTAGCATCATCAACATGAATATGATCGTGCATTggagtaaaaaaacaacaacatggggagtaaaatataaagctgaaAAACTTATAACACACATAAAAGCAGCGCATAAAAGCAAGGCATAAAATTACAATAAAAGGTAACTAACCATAAAACAAGAAAAAGCACAAAGATAAGAGATAAAggagaaacaagtaaaaactaACTGAGCAACGTTAGTGGGTTGAAATGTACAGAGGAATGTCACAAGCTGCCGCAAATATTCCACAAAATAATtacataaataataaaacacagtgAACAAATTCAGAATAAGAACTTAAATTACTGTCCAGGACTCATTTCAGCCATAAATTTTAAGGCACATTTTGACATATGACACCCAGAGGGGTCAAGGCTCAAGGCTCCAACAGGGAAGCATtttccccccccaccaccaccccgaccccacccacccacccacccccacccccgtcctGCCCCACTGTAGATCTGCCCCTGACTTGTGGCCACCAATTCTCTTCTCCTTAAGGTCATACTCAGCAGGGGTTTGGGGACACAGTGTGGCAAGCTTATGCTGATGTATTAAATCTTTGGACAACATAGCAAGACTCACACAGACATAATGTCCCAGAAGTCTACTTTTAGGGGAAGAAGCAGAGTGGAAGGAAATCAAGAGATTGGAAATTGGTCTTTGATCGACCTGCAAAGGATCAGATAGCGTGAAGGCTCGACAACGTCTCGTCTAATCTACGCCAATTATGAAGCACTCACTTTAAAGCTCAGTGACAGAGATAGGAGTCAAATCCCTCATTTGTAGACTGTGTGTGTTTAATGAGCAATGTACTAATCAGCTCTGTTGATCACAGAATGAAAAGCCATTCTGTGGAAATGCACGGTCGACTTTAAGAGAGTGTGTAGCATTTCTCACATTGACACAAACAGATTATCTGAGGCATAATTTTATTCCCCCGCTGGCACAATTAATGAATCCGACTTTTCAACGTTGCAGCTCAGTGGGACTGAACAGGTCGGGTTATTAAAAAGCCATCGCCGCTTCACTTGGTGATCTCTGGCAAAAGACTAAATTGGAATGGTAATGTATTATTGCCCTCAACTGCTAGAAATAATCAGCTTTGTTCACAGAGAAGCAAGTCTCCGTACCTTCTACGTGGAAGAAATAATCAAACGAAGAAATACCAACAAATTCTGCTCCTCTTTTTATTAACTTCTCTTTTGTGAAACACTTTATATTTGAAATCCTGTTTGATCAAATCATCCCACTCGTCTGCTTCGACTGGGACATGAAGGACATCTACTCCGAGTGTCTCGTCCTCGGTACTAGCCTCTTGTCTGTGATGTTGACAgggaataaataaattaaatgccAACATCTTAGACGGTGATACTTACAGAGCCAGGAAGATGGAATCCACAGTGAGTCAGCAAGCTGACATGGATCATGTTTTTATGATTTTGTCCTCCATTCTTTTGAAGCCATCTGAAATCAAAGCTCAGGAATACTTGAATGATAACTCTGCAGTGAAATATTTACTGCTAATGCTGGTGCAGTGATGGCCTTCAATATAATGAAGCAAAGGGTGTAAAGACAGAAAAATTGAGCTGAAACTCAATTGTCTGTTGGCTGCCTGAACATGACTTAAATGAACTTGTTGCCTGGAGTGTCCTGTGTTCTTCTAATGCAGTGCTGTAAAAAGGTTTGGGCCCCCCTTacagacttcttttttttttttttttttttgttttgttgtaacACTTAACCCCCTAACGCCTGAAATATAAATTTAAAAGAAACTGTTTATTCcataggctgcgcagtggtgcagtggttagagctgttgcctttcagcaagaaggtcctgggttcgattcccggcctgggatctttctgcatggagtttgcatgttctccctgtgcatgcatgggttctctccgggtactccggcttcctcccacagtccaaaaacatgactgttaggttgattggtctgttaaAAGTGTccttaggtgagtgtgtgtgtgtgtgtgtgtgtgtgtgtgtgtgtgtgtgtgattgtttgtcctgtgtgtggaTGTTtattccatccattcattttcttcctCTTAGTCAGAGTCGGGTTGCAGTGACAGCAGCCGAGAggtcctgacttccctctccccagccacttgggccagcttctccagggAATCCAAAGgtgtccctggccagccaagggacatagtccctccaacgtgtcctgggtcgtcccttgggtctcctcctggctggatgtgcccggaaatcctcgccagggaggcatcctaactaaatgcccgagccacctcaactggcttctctcattGTGGAGAAGcaacggatctactctgagcccctcccagatgactgagcttcttaccctatctctaagggagagcccagcaaccctgtggagaaaactcatttcagccgcttgtatccacgatctcgttctttcagtcactacccaaagctcatgaccataggtgagggtaggaacgtagatccgccTGTGAATTGAgatctttgccttccggctcagttctctcttcaccacgacagaccggttgtcacaatgggtgtagctaacctctctgagttttcctgtttgcaggtgggcgcgcccggagagcagctgctgcgaaTTCCCTCATCAGCttgcaggggatttaaggagcggtgtgacaactcaccagtgccggatgattactcacattGGGTACTCTCATCATCTGCCTGTTACCAGCTCGTCAACCTGCACTCTCACCTGTTACTACAAGGAGCCTCTGGATCTCCTGTCCACCAGCCACACTGCTTCTCTTTGGCCGGCCGCTCTCCTGCGCTCACCTGCCCGCTCTTGgaaccggtgctcagctcccGGCCTCCTCCACCAGCTACCACTCAGACCTGACACGCCCTCCTCTCCGCGCTCCACTACCTTACTGGAATCCGTAAGCCTCCATTCTATCACACCTTCCCCGTTTGCTTTACATTTCTCATTCTTGTTCTCTGTCTCAGAACGCTGCCAGAACCGTCCCCCtccgacgtctccccagcctcatcAAACTCAATAAATTATATATTATTTTACTCACCTTGTCTCTTCGTGATTCTGCATGGTCAAAAGACTCGATCACAACATGACACCGGTACaacgcagacgcagcaccaaacaATTTATCGTCTAATGTTAATAAAACAACTTCccagatgtaacccagaagctagaaccttaatgaggtattaactaattggcttactaatatgatccatcctcaatttagataaaatataaaatataaattaaggaaattaacaatactaattaatagatatctaattaactaatagataatttcataatgaattattggaagggtgaataactaaaataacgagtttaatattaaacatcggttaaaacaagaatcttgaacatcactaacagaaacagaagaggaaagctgtatactattggtccaggtgggaatctgaaatttcattggctgagagaaataagtcccgcctccgcgaaataaaaccgtgcgacgcagctgagcgagaggagagacaaacggctgtgcagcacgcagatacagaaagcaaagactgagcggttagagagagagagagagagaaaaaaaaacaacggtcgaggccgtgaagaaccctgatttgggtgccgcatagatagagggagaggcggacttgactccttctaataagagctaggaacttggaaccaacgcggtgagtaaagaaaaaagaagagaaaaagctaacgatgcaacttaaaaaaaaaaaaggaaacttaaatagcttatcaaattaattccattcttatagatttgtgtggagacgacagagtgaaccaatcctctgtaggagggaaccgttggagcgcgttggtgagtgaatgagattaaattcagtaaattattaaattcaaaaagctaattacagcaaccgaggtgacagcagtgggctgctagacgttagatcccaggagttaacatctcaaactaccagttaacggtggtagggcatataggagttaacggctcaaaccgccagttaatggtggtacggcctagatgtacaaggtcctcagggccgttatagctaacgccatagaattagcaatgcgtcccttaaccaaacatttaataataataaaaaatagataaataaaaataaataaaagctaactgattagggaggaattattttacaaaggtggaccaaaggaccagaacttatattttgttgaattttgttatagaacattttatttatttatttatttatttatttattgtgttacagatatacaaggtgtcacaatgctgtatagaaacacaactaaatgtatccttgttgtcatgaatgtatttcttgttgaatagtgtagagtaatagaatctaactgagcctattgagctgaacaattgttgtcatatgtaattatatttccaaagctactgagaattattttaatagacaatcaaattgatgttatgttagttgaactgtgaacccaaacatgattggctatgccaatagagtgaagcatttgtttaagtctgtaagactttatgctgtgatgtgacgagaagggtcgatgccaactcgctaacagtcctgttgtttacaggctgggttttttttttccttgggtttgatcccgactcctatgatcactcacttggaacgagaactggatttcttcctgacgagggagatggcgagccttaaccactgaacgaaccaggacatctcaagtaactgaagagcagactgctctcttctgtgaacaatctcaacggtgtggtaggaaaaaatcgcaccaccggactctgactttcaccccaagcgtggggatttgacttgacgccggctgacttgtgactcatatgatcaaatctcataccgaccattttactattgtcgattgttttcatctgtttttatgtgctatctttatgtgttatatctcccattattattaaaatttagtatataaaccgtttcatgctatacccgtgactccagtcattcttaaacaacctccaattctccccgaacctaattattggcccatttgtttattttttcttttaattatcttattgtatcctgtaatccggttacataaaacttggcgagccagccaggagaattgtagagttgttaccttagctaaccattgactgacatcataagagtgcctggaggtcacagtggtttgccattttggcattattggtacttttgagtgttttaaaatggaagttgtgaaaacagaaaaggtcaaagtttcaaatgctgttttaatcagtgggttaactgatacagaccttgataacgaagtctttgggtttatggaaggattcggaccagttaacaggcgcattaagttaccaaactgtgatcagattattgtggagtttcaacatgaagccactgttaaggaattaaagaaacaatgtttaccctatgacaaaccttgtactaggaacccagatgttttctttcatattcaagacctagccagcgcgtacagtctagaaactagcacatctgccactgatgcctatctgtcagagctcagggacatagctgcgcgtagcaatcaatcatttaaagaccttctaatggaggaactggcaaaaattggggaaactttaggaagggatacccatgcatctgaaccagtcactgaaccagagccaatgctccatagtgaccaagttacatattccctgcctttaacaccagaagttaactatatgaacaactcaaaggacaattgtccacctacagagactggaaaacaaaacccttgcattccaccaaatcttttaaacacacctgaggttcagcgagttattgtggaacacattgttaaaagcagtgaggttatccctccgcctacttcacaatacagactaaaaccgttctcagggcgagttccacacccttcttttgaaactgactatgatacttggcgtagtagtgtagtgttatgcataaatgatccttcactcaccaagtcccaaattgtacgaagaatcgtggagagtctgtcagccccagcagcgagcatcgttaaagctcttagtccaaaatccgacccggaaacgtaccttgaacatctcgattcagcttacgcagctgtcgaagacggcgacgagctctttgctcgcttcttaaacacaaaccaggacagtggtgaaaaaccttccgattactttcagaggttatacaccttgttaaacctagttattcagaggaatggaatttcctccagtgacgccgaccagcagctgctcaagcagttttgcagaggctgttgggacagctcgctgatttcaaacctgcaactcgaacaaaagaaagacaacccgcctcattttacagcacttctcctcaaactgcgcactgaagaagacaaacaggctactaaagcagcacgcatgaaacaacacttaggggcacaacgaactagagtgtattcaaatgtgcaaacaacatgctctcagagtaaaaacacttgtgaactggaaatagatgataactgtgatgacttacgcaaacaaatcgctgagctcaggagccaaattgcacagcttaaggttaacaacacagataaaaaggcaaagaaaactcaaaaagagtcaaaaccccgtgtggggactaaaattccagatgagcccaaacagattcagcagataacagcagtggtgcccagaccaaagcctggatactgttttaagtgcggagaagatgggcacatagcttctagctgtagcaacgagccaaatccagcactagttgcaactaaaagacttgctcttagacagaagcagcgcgagtgggagatgtcaaagccaattgctcagtctcctcctttaaaccggtagaagctcctatcgtgggacagataggtgctaaagtagaaccaagtccctctaaggaaaggacagagagacttttttgcaagccagttcatgctcattcagtgccaaaacttcccaaaagattagtgggtgggcgatgcacagctacagtctcagttaacagtgttgaatgtaattgtttactggattcagggtcccaggtaaccaccattgccaattctttttaccaagaaaacttacctgacctctcaattaaacccatcagtaatctgttagaagtcgagggcgcaaacggtcaagcagttccttatttaggatacatagagataagtgtcacatttccaaaagagctcgatcagtctggacttgagttacctacccttgcgttagtggttccggatataagctcaaactctgatacaccactactcattggcacaaacacactcgatcctttgtatgagcaattgtctgccaataacttacctgattccaaggcactctcttatgggtaccaacacgtgctaaaagccttagccgtcagaaaaaaacaaagcaaagatggacgagttggtgtggtgaagcttcgagggagaacccaagaagttctccctgcaaataaaaaactgttactagaagggtttatgcaacccagccaaaacaagcatgagccttatgcactcattgaacaacccaccaatggttctctaccagggggtataattgtagactgttgcctcatttccttaccttcacatggtccatacaaagtacctgttgtactaagaaacgaaactaaccatgacatcacattacccactaactgtgtgatcgctgagttagttaaagccgatcgtgttatgccatatccagaacctgacaaaagtgatcagaaagtacttgcggcgtgtagttcgcagcaacagacttcaccttcaaaccctcctctcagttttgacttcggtacttcgcccttgtccgaagaatggaaagggaggatcaccaacaaacttaacacttactccgatgtgttttcgcaccacgatcttgattttggtcatacacaacagataagacatcacatcaacttaaaagacgagaccccattcaaacagaaatctcggccgatccatccacatgattatgaagccgtgagaaaacatttggaagccctcttggaaaccggtataataagagagtcggagtctccatttgcctcaccaatagtggtagttcggaaaaagaatggtgaggtacgtctatgtatagactatagaaagcttaatctgcaaaccattcgcgacgcatatgccctgcctaacttggaggagtccttttctgctctcgctggatcacagtggttttctgtgatggacctcaagtcaggttactatcaaatagagatgtgtgaaaaggataaacctaaaactgcttttgtttgcccgtttgggttttatgaatttaaccgtatgccacaaggaataacaaatgctccaagcactttccaacgggttatggaaaagtgtatgaaggacattaatctgaaggaagtgttagttttcctagacgacttgatcgtcttttccaactccttggaagaacacgaaaccagactttctcacgttcttgaacggcttagagaatacggactcaagctatcaccagataagtgtcgttttttccagacatctgtgcgttatcttggacatatagtatctcgagatggcataaaaaccgatccagataaggtggaagcactcaaaacatggccgaagcctcagactttgaaggaactccaatctttcttaggatttaccggttattaccgacgcttcgttaaagattactcaaatattgtcaagccactaacatctctcacggctggttatccacccaaacggaaaaactttaaaacaccaccatgtagatcaaagtacttgaaccccaaagaaccctttgggaatcgttggagccaagactgtgagaagtcctttcaaactattattgaaaaacttaccacttcgccagttcttggctacgctgacgcaaaactcccatatctagtacacacagatgctagtacgaccggactcggtgcagcgctataccaagtgcaaaacggtgtcacacaggtaatcgcttatgcaagtcgcggtttaagctctagttaaactaggtaccctgcgcacaagttggagtttctagccttaaagtgggccataacagataagtttcatgactatttgtatgggaacacattcactgtcattactgataataatccgttaacttacctcttaacaacggcaaaactcgatgcaacgagctatcgttggctagctgcgttgtccacctataattttgacatcagataccgtgcaggtacacagaacgttgacgcggatggcctgtctaggaggctgcatgataaacctgaagacaactcaaaattcactgaggaatgccaacgactagatgagttccgatctcatcttttatcctctgtcaaagaagtcgagcttcaacttcaagccgaagcagtgaaggcaacatgccaaaagcacatggtcttggatgagactgattctccttgtggtttagttcagtcacttgccatgtctgcagcggccattccagacctattccagttggaagacaatagtgacagtttctttgctgtgcccaagtataaccatgctgaccttgtctccttgcagaggaaagatccaaccattggccgagtcattcagctgcttatgactgacaataaaccgccaactgatactattgcagaacccccggtggttcttaaccttttgagagagtggaaacggtttgagtttcaaaatgatttactgtaccggagacgccaattaggaccagagacatcattgcagttagtcttgcctgattcattacgttcaacagtcatgcaaagcctacatgatgatatggggcatcttggggttgaacgtacgacagatctcattcggtcccgtttttactggccaagaatggctagtgatatcgaaatcaaagttaaaacttgcgaaagatgtatccgtcggaaggccctccctgacaaagctgctccaatggtgagtattaccaccaccagacctatggagttagtttgcatggattttctctccatagaaccagacagtaagaacactaaagatgtcttagtgattacagaccattttacaaagtatgcagtgtccatcccaaccaaagatcagaaagccaccaccgtcgcgaagaacctgtgggaacattttttagtccactacgggtttcctgagcgtcttcatagtgatcagggacgggatttcgaatcacgtacaatcaaggaactttgttctttacttggtatccgtaaagtcagaacgagcccttatcaccctcgtggcaaccccgttgaacggtacaatcgtacattactcagcatgttgggaactttacaagccactgagaaacatcactggcgcgattttgtaaaaccacttactcactcgtacaattgtacaaaaaatgacgtgacgggatactctccctacgagctaatgttcggtaggcagcctcggttgcctatagatattgcctttgggttaccgcatttgaacaagccctctataactcattctcagtatgttaaagaactgaagagtcatctggaacagagttatgacattgtcataaaaaactctcaaaaaacagcgaggaagaacaaagaacggttcgacagaaacattcgtgagtccacactaggtgtgggagatcgtgttttagtccgaaatcttcgcttaagagaaaagcataaattagcagacaaatgggagcaaacagtgtatatagttctcaaacagatggaaaacttgccagtatacactgtaaaaccagagaacggagaaggacccaacagaacactccacagagatcttttactgccttgtggttttctctcttcattagaaaatgaaacagaacgcgttacgaaacctagcagacctcatacaagacagagttcagccttagaacctgacccagatgagccacttgatgaagaggtagatgagttttattactctgatcttccacaagtgctaaaccgaccatcctatcaaatagaggtcaccttgccaaatagggaactcatagcagattcaggaccggtaaataatattcaacaacaaaacacactatccttacacacaggggatcgcaaggaaccaaccttagctggtaatgaaaatgctgaattgtccttacttgacaaaggcatcaacaccgaaacattcttacctgaaagagtgaaagaagcagcaacatacttacctgaaaaaacgaaaaaaaaacgaagtatacttacctgacgtagaaacgggggatgaaactaacacaaacctacctcaattggatggtgtcctaaagtcgcagcaacgtgatgtaagttttgaacccatcatacacgatcagacacatacatctgaaaagaccaaagtcttagagaatagctcatcagctctgtcggaaacagagagctcacttcgtcctgtctcagttgagaatcaaaccgaaacggatgagcatgatactgtgcaaccagagatgtatgtcaggagatctgaacgaagtagtcagcctactcaaagactaacttactctcaattgggcaatccactagtgaccgtagttaggtcccttttccaaggacttaataaagcttttattgactctcttactcaagaagttgtgtaccccgtagaaacaatgcacagggacgtgcatgatatttaatgggggaggatgtaacccagaagctagaaccttaatgaggtattaactaattggcttactaatatgatccatcctcaatttagataaaatataaaatataaattaaggaaattaacaatactaattaatagatatctaattaactaatagataatttcataatgaattattggaagggtgaataactaaaataacgagtttaatattaaacatcggttaaaacaagaatcttgaacatcactaacagaaacagaagaggaaagctgtatactattggtccaggtgggaatctgaaatttcattggctgagagaaataagtcccgcctccgcgaaataaaaccgtgcgacgcagctgagcgagaggagagacaaacggctgtgcagcacgcagatacagaaagcaaagactgagcggt is a window encoding:
- the LOC139068402 gene encoding zinc finger CCHC domain-containing protein 12-like translates to MEVVKTEKVKVSNAVLISGLTDTDLDNEVFGFMEGFGPVNRRIKLPNCDQIIVEFQHEATVKELKKQCLPYDKPCTRNPDVFFHIQDLASAYSLETSTSATDAYLSELRDIAARSNQSFKDLLMEELAKIGETLGRDTHASEPVTEPEPMLHSDQVTYSLPLTPEVNYMNNSKDNCPPTETGKQNPCIPPNLLNTPEVQRVIVEHIVKSSEVIPPPTSQYRLKPFSGRVPHPSFETDYDTWRSSVVLCINDPSLTKSQIVRRIVESLSAPAASIVKALSPKSDPETYLEHLDSAYAAVEDGDELFARFLNTNQDSGEKPSDYFQRLYTLLNLVIQRNGISSSDADQQLLKQFCRGCWDSSLISNLQLEQKKDNPPHFTALLLKLRTEEDKQATKAARMKQHLGAQRTRVYSNVQTTCSQSKNTCELEIDDNCDDLRKQIAELRSQIAQLKVNNTDKKAKKTQKESKPRVGTKIPDEPKQIQQITAVVPRPKPGYCFKCGEDGHIASSCSNEPNPALVATKRLALRQKQREWEMSKPIAQSPPLNR